Proteins from a genomic interval of Arvicanthis niloticus isolate mArvNil1 chromosome 26, mArvNil1.pat.X, whole genome shotgun sequence:
- the LOC143438842 gene encoding olfactory receptor 8G50-like encodes METMAEGNQSRVTEFIIAGLTDKPELQLPLFLLFLGIYLFTVLGNLGMIILIFLSSHLHTPMYFFLSSLSFIDFCYSTVIIPKMLVNFVTEKNIISYPECMTQLYCFIALVISECHMLSAMAYDRYVAICNPLRYNVTMSYQVCFWMIGGVYCIGFAEATVHTVCMLRVLFCKANVVNHFFCDLLPLLQLACSSTFVNEVVLLCLSTFNFCVPTLTILSSYGFIITRIIRIKSTDGRLKAFSTCSSHFSSVAVFFGSLGFMYFQPSSVSSKDQGKVSSVFYTTVVPMLNPLIYSLRNKDVKLALHKLLRKKTFHT; translated from the coding sequence GAGACAATGGCTGAAGGCAATCagtccagagtgactgagttcaTCATCGCTGGGTTAACAGACAAACCAGAACTGCAGCTGcccctgttcctcctcttccttggaaTCTACCTGTTTACAGTACTGGGGAATCTGGGCATGATTATCCTGATCTTTCTCAGCTCCCACctgcacacccccatgtacttcttcctcagcagTCTGTCCTTCATTGACTTCTGTTACTCTACTGTCATTATCCCCAAAATGCTGGTGAACTTTGTGACAGAGAAGAATATCATCTCCTACCCTGAATGCATGACCCAGCTCTACTGCTTCATAGCTTTAGTTATATCTGAGTGTCACATGTTGTCTGCAATGGCATATGACCGCTATGTCGCCATCTGTAACCCCCTGAGGTACAATGTCACCATGTCTTACCAAGTCTGTTTCTGGATGATAGGTGGGGTGTATTGCATAGGCTTCGCTGAAGCTACAGTTCATACTGTTTGCATGCTACGAGTACTTTTCTGCAAGGCTAATGTAGTAAATCATTTCTTCTGTGATCTTCTTCCATTGCTGCAACTTGCCTGCTCCAGTACATTTGTCAATGAGGTAGTACTTCTGTGCCTCAGTACTTTTAATTTCTGTGTCCCAACTCTAACAATCTTGAGCTCCTATGGCTTTATCATTACCAGAATCATCCGCATTAAATCCACTGATGGTAGATTAAAAGCCTTCAGCACCTGCAGCTCCCACTTCTCTTCTGTGGCTGTCTTCTTTGGTTCTTTGGGTTTTATGTACTTTCAGCCATCATCAGTTAGCTCCAAAGATCAAGGGAAAGTGTCCTCTGTGTTTTACACTACTGTTGTGCCCATGCTGAATCCCTTAATCTACAGCCTGAGGAATAAAGATGTCAAACTTGCTCTACATAAATTGCTTCGAAAGAAGACAtttcatacataa